The following coding sequences lie in one Sphaerochaeta sp. genomic window:
- the xylB gene encoding xylulokinase gives MGITAGLDVGTQSTKLVCYDPEQKAVVAKASASYALVSKDDGTREQEASWFTDAVKSCFSQIPGEIRKRVTAIGVSGQQHGFVPLDANGEVIAPVKLWCDTSTAKECAQLTEKLGGAKAVFALIGNQILPGYTAGKIFAMKLHQPNLFRRLAHILLPHDYVNYYLTGRYVMEPGDASGTALFDISRRTWSTQVLQAIDPEANWDALLPPLVPSSQVIGNLTPKAALQLGLDESVVVSAGGGDNMMAAIGTGCVSQGVMTVSMGTSGTLFGYSGKPIADPSGCLAGFCSSSGGWLPLLCTMNCTVATEEVRSLFDLDVVTLDGMAATEPIGARGVTMLPYFNGERTPNYPNGKAVLAGFTLDTMKKSVIARAALESAVYSLRYGMDAFVALGFTPTSIVLTGGGANSPIWRQMVSDVFSLPVTVPVIGESAAFGAAIQALWASGKEGGDLAAIVARHVRMDTRKACVPEREAKAAYDEAYHRFLRYSDTLAPLFS, from the coding sequence CAGAGCACCAAGCTGGTCTGCTACGATCCTGAGCAAAAGGCGGTCGTCGCCAAGGCATCGGCGTCCTACGCGCTGGTCAGCAAGGATGACGGGACGCGGGAGCAGGAGGCGTCTTGGTTCACCGACGCGGTGAAGTCCTGCTTCTCCCAGATTCCTGGGGAAATCCGCAAGCGCGTCACCGCCATCGGGGTTTCCGGGCAGCAGCACGGCTTCGTGCCGCTGGATGCCAACGGGGAAGTCATCGCTCCGGTGAAACTGTGGTGCGATACCTCGACAGCCAAGGAATGCGCCCAATTGACCGAAAAACTGGGGGGGGCCAAGGCGGTCTTTGCGTTGATCGGCAACCAGATCCTTCCCGGCTACACGGCGGGGAAGATCTTCGCGATGAAGCTGCACCAGCCAAACCTGTTCCGTCGTCTTGCCCATATCCTGCTTCCCCACGATTACGTGAACTATTATCTCACCGGCCGGTATGTGATGGAGCCGGGAGACGCCAGCGGGACTGCGTTGTTCGACATCAGCCGGAGGACGTGGTCCACCCAGGTGCTCCAGGCCATCGACCCGGAGGCGAATTGGGACGCGCTGCTTCCCCCGCTGGTTCCTTCCTCCCAGGTGATCGGGAACCTGACGCCCAAGGCGGCGCTCCAGCTGGGGCTGGATGAAAGCGTGGTGGTCTCCGCCGGCGGCGGGGACAACATGATGGCGGCCATCGGCACGGGATGCGTCAGCCAGGGGGTGATGACGGTCAGCATGGGAACCAGCGGAACGTTGTTCGGCTACAGCGGCAAGCCCATCGCCGATCCATCGGGATGTCTCGCCGGTTTCTGCAGTTCCTCCGGTGGTTGGCTTCCCCTGCTGTGCACGATGAACTGCACCGTGGCGACGGAGGAAGTACGGTCCTTGTTCGACTTGGACGTCGTCACGCTGGACGGCATGGCGGCCACCGAGCCGATCGGAGCCCGCGGGGTGACGATGCTGCCGTATTTCAACGGGGAACGTACCCCGAACTATCCCAACGGCAAGGCGGTGCTGGCCGGTTTCACGTTGGACACGATGAAAAAGAGCGTCATCGCCCGGGCGGCGTTGGAAAGCGCCGTCTATTCGCTTCGCTACGGCATGGACGCGTTCGTCGCGCTGGGGTTCACCCCCACCTCGATCGTCCTGACCGGAGGAGGGGCGAACAGCCCGATCTGGCGCCAGATGGTAAGTGATGTGTTCTCCCTTCCGGTGACCGTACCGGTCATCGGGGAGAGTGCTGCGTTCGGGGCGGCAATCCAGGCGCTCTGGGCGTCCGGGAAGGAAGGAGGCGACCTCGCAGCCATCGTGGCGAGGCATGTCCGGATGGACACGCGTAAGGCATGTGTGCCGGAGCGGGAAGCGAAGGCGGCGTACGATGAGGCGTATCATCGGTTCCTCCGCTACAGCGACACCCTCGCTCCGTTGTTTTCCTGA